Proteins encoded in a region of the Prunus persica cultivar Lovell chromosome G4, Prunus_persica_NCBIv2, whole genome shotgun sequence genome:
- the LOC18779932 gene encoding polyadenylate-binding protein RBP45B isoform X2 — translation MMQPGAGGVAPSALGQQYGQQPYMMMAPPPPPTAQAPPMWAPQSQVAPPPGQLVQQQPQPTSADEVRTLWIGDLQYWMEETYLYNILVHTGELVSVKVIRNKQTTQSEGYGFIEFSSRAAAERVLQSYNGTPMPNGAQNFRLNWASAGEKRSDDTPDYTIFVGDLASDVTDYMLQETFRARFPSCKGAKVVIDRLTGRTKGYGFVKFGDESEQLRAMTEMNGVLCSTRPMRIGPAANKNAGGSQQYSKGSYQNSQGSKNESDPNNTTIFVGNLDGNVTDDHLRQVFSQYGDLLHVKIPAGKRCGFVQFQDR, via the exons ATGATGCAACCTGGGGCAGGCGGTGTGGCTCCGTCAGCATTAGGCCAGCAGTACGGACAGCAGCCCTACATGATGATGGCGCCGCCTCCCCCCCCGACGGCCCAGGCACCCCCAATGTGGGCCCCGCAGTCCCAGGTGGCCCCACCGCCTGGGCAGCTCGTCCAGCAGCAGCCCCAGCCCACCTCCGCCGACGAGGTCCGTACGCTCTGGATCGGCGACTTGCAGTACTGGATGGAGGAGACCTATCTCTACAATATTCTCGTTCACACCGGCGAG CTTGTTTCTGTGAAAGTTATCCGCAATAAGCAAACTACACAATCAGAGGGTTATGGATTTATTGAATTCAGTAGCCGTGCTGCTGCAGAAAGAGTACTTCAGTCGTACAACGGTACCCCTATGCCAAATGGTGCCCAGAATTTCAGATTGAACTGGGCATCTGCAGGGGAGAAGCGTTCTGATGATACCCCTGATTATACCATATTTGTTGGAGACTTGGCTTCTGATGTGACGGATTACATGCTTCAAGAGACATTCCGGGCCCGTTTTCCCTCATGCAAAGGTGCCAAGGTTGTCATTGACAGGCTCACAGGGCGCACCAAGGGATATGGGTTTGTTAAGTTCGGAGATGAGTCCGAACAGTTGCGTGCCATGACTGAGATGAATGGAGTTCTCTGCTCAACAAGGCCTATGCGAATTGGGCCAGCTGCTAACAAAAATGCTGGGGGTAGTCAGCAATATTCAAAAG GTTCATATCAGAATTCTCAAGGTTCAAAGAATGAGAGTGATCCGAACAATACAACT ATATTTGTAGGTAACCTGGATGGTAATGTTACTGATGACCATTTGAGACAAGTCTTCAGCCAGTACGGTGACCTATTACATGTGAAGATACCAGCGGGCAAGCGATGTGGGTTTGTTCAGTTTCAAGACAGGTAG
- the LOC18778746 gene encoding zinc finger MYND domain-containing protein 15, which yields MDLHLKNVFDRFQEQFGSGPGLGPGSGTCLMKVEGISPNFIKSVFKASAALYRTDPWKRLCPGHLFGIRVGKDTDWSGKKQPFPCVQFIGGDGGDIGFNMFRSQNDAKRMTGSRETIQVPNVELLRVTYERESLMFPSNRKMIKSLSLEASGINRFPVIDVARCTSSGTLRFRHPTPEELRFVYAFMKAIALVHPLLQEDKEGGPKWSRLMYFEPFIETVDVQWPQEMAKGYDLVAVTISHPPGQAYEEKTSSTASSTPTKYAELSREEAFVDIRVYSNGSLRQCAACEKEIHGEQALSCVRCQAVLYCSSVCQKQHLKETHKSMCGLYKAMMEREEELAMNIFMFPCAAEQPCKWLESLGIHQKGMWRRKCSCYSHCPFGLLPVKGGLWDSWGGLDDEEFPRDSSFHHHARDGMSSPILLSGWSEYYNLRSLPLSSPVADILSHPLTVYYILTTLNISSKNLLMKGKEVVVHYLGPEGELDWMPAFADVGHLLNGLGNVQIIMVGSEVPTNLSGTTSGIGSRVRVNLVRGVYEEEASYLPSPHVIVALNCGLSCYSTWGGALNSIKTMGVPAFFTDQSEISCANAKQVLRSAGLHITHPVTPNPFRSPVKHHEPSSNLPSYSNGFVLGVNT from the coding sequence ATGGATTTGCATTTGAAGAACGTGTTTGATAGATTCCAGGAGCAATTTGGGTCTGGTCCGGGGCTTGGTCCTGGATCCGGGACATGTCTTATGAAGGTAGAAGGcatttctccaaattttattAAGTCAGTGTTTAAAGCTTCGGCAGCTCTATATAGGACTGATCCATGGAAAAGATTGTGCCCAGGGCATCTGTTTGGTATCCGGGTTGGGAAAGATACGGATTGGTCTGGCAAGAAACAACCTTTCCCATGTGTCCAATTCATTGGAGGGGATGGTGGCGATATTGGCTTTAATATGTTTCGATCTCAAAATGATGCTAAGAGGATGACTGGTTCAAGAGAGACAATTCAGGTGCCCAATGTTGAGCTTTTACGGGTCACATATGAACGCGAGTCATTGATGTTTCCCTCTAATAGGAAAATGATCAAATCTTTGTCATTGGAAGCATCAGGGATCAATCGCTTCCCTGTTATTGATGTTGCCCGCTGCACGTCATCAGGGACTCTTAGATTTAGGCATCCAACTCCTGAAGAGCTTAGGTTTGTGTATGCATTCATGAAAGCCATAGCTCTGGTGCACCCATTGCTTCAGGAAGACAAGGAAGGTGGTCCAAAGTGGTCAAGGTTAATGTACTTTGAACCATTTATCGAGACGGTTGATGTTCAGTGGCCACAAGAAATGGCCAAAGGTTATGATCTCGTTGCAGTTACAATCTCACACCCACCTGGTCAGGCATATGAAGAAAAGACTAGTTCAACGGCTAGCTCAACCCCAACCAAATATGCAGAACTATCAAGGGAGGAGGCTTTTGTTGATATAAGAGTCTACTCAAATGGCAGCTTGCGACAGTGTGCAGCATGTGAGAAAGAAATCCACGGTGAACAGGCTCTCTCGTGTGTACGATGTCAAGCAGTGCTCTACTGCAGTTCTGTCTGCCAGAAGCAGCATCTGAAGGAAACACATAAGAGCATGTGTGGTCTTTACAAGGCTATGATGGAAAGGGAAGAAGAGCTGGCAATGAATATCTTCATGTTCCCCTGTGCTGCTGAACAACCTTGTAAATGGCTTGAATCATTGGGCATCCATCAGAAGGGCATGTGGAGGAGAAAGTGTAGTTGCTATTCTCACTGCCCCTTTGGTCTTCTTCCTGTTAAAGGTGGACTCTGGGATTCTTGGGGAGGGCTCGATGATGAAGAGTTTCCACGTGACTCGTCCTTTCATCATCACGCAAGAGATGGTATGTCAAGTCCAATCCTCCTCTCTGGCTGGTCGGAATACTATAATCTTCGCTCGCTGCCATTGTCAAGCCCCGTTGCTGACATCCTCTCCCACCCATTGACGGTTTATTACATATTGACAACTCTCAACATCAGTTCAAAGAACTTATTAATGAAAGGTAAGGAGGTGGTTGTCCACTACCTAGGTCCAGAGGGAGAGTTGGATTGGATGCCAGCATTTGCAGATGTTGGTCATTTGCTCAATGGATTGGGCAATGTACAAATTATTATGGTGGGttctgaagttccaacaaatTTGTCAGGGACAACTTCAGGAATTGGTAGCAGAGTGAGAGTGAATCTTGTTAGGGGTGTTTATGAGGAGGAAGCCTCCTACCTACCTTCACCTCATGTTATTGTTGCACTAAACTGTGGATTGAGTTGCTATTCAACTTGGGGTGGAGCTCTTAACTCAATTAAGACCATGGGCGTTCCAGCCTTCTTCACAGATCAATCTGAAATCTCATGTGCAAACGCTAAACAGGTTTTACGAAGTGCTGGACTGCATATCACACATCCTGTGACGCCAAATCCTTTCCGTTCACCGGTGAAACATCACGAGCCTTCTAGCAATCTTCCTTCTTATAGCAATGGTTTTGTGCTTGGGGTAAATACATGA
- the LOC18778703 gene encoding tobamovirus multiplication protein 1, with product MTRMPFTFTSAPMELASFLSNWWDEINENTQWQDGIFYALCAAYALVSSVALFQLIRIELRVPEYGWTTQKVFHLMNFIVNGVRAIVFGFHHQVFALHPKVLILVLLDLPGLLFFSTYTLLVLFWAEIYHQARSLPTDKLRVVYISVNAAMYFIQVCIWIYLWIDDNSVVEFIGKIFIAVVSFVAALGFLIYGGRLFFMLRRFPIESKGRRKKLHEVGSVTAICFTCFLVRCFVVVLSAFDTDASLDVLDHPILNVIYYMLVEILPSALVLYILRKLPPKRVSAQYHPIR from the exons ATGACGAGAATGCCATTCACATTCACCTCCGCGCCCATGGAGCTCGCCTCTTTCCTCTCCAATTGGTGGGACGAGATCAACGAGAACACCCAATGGCAGGACGGCATCTTCTACGCTCTCTGCGCTGCCTACGCCCTCGTCTCCTCCGTCGCTCTG TTTCAACTAATAAGGATTGAATTGAGAGTGCCCGAATACGGTTGGACCACGCAGAAGGTTTTTCATCTTATGAACTTCATTGTTAATGGAG TACGAGCAATTGTTTTCGGATTTCACCATCAAGTGTTTGCTTTGCACCCGAAG GTACTAATATTGGTCTTGTTGGATCTTCCTGGACTGCTGTTCTTCTCTACGTACACACTTCTTGTTCTCTTCTGGGCAGAGATATATCACCAG GCAAGAAGTTTACCGACAGATAAGCTCAGGGTTGTTTATATTTCAGTCAATGCTGCAATGTACTTTATACAG GTTTGCATCTGGATATACCTCTGGATCGATGACAACAGTGTTGTGGAGTTCATTGGAAAGATATTCATTGCAG TTGTGTCATTTGTGGCTGCACTAGGATTTTTGATATACGGAGGAAG GTTATTTTTCATGCTGAGACGCTTCCCCATTGAATCTAAAGGGAGAAGGAAGAAACTTCACGAG GTTGGATCTGTTACAGCCATATGTTTCACCTGCTTTCTCGTAAGATGCTTTGTG GTTGTCCTATCTGCTTTTGATACAGATGCATCACTTGATGTTTTGGATCATCCAATTTTGAATGTGATCTATTACATG CTGGTTGAGATCCTGCCTTCAGCGCTAGTCCTTTACATCTTGCGCAAATTGCCCCCGAAGAGAGTATCAGCTCAGTATCATCCTATCCGTTAG
- the LOC18779932 gene encoding polyadenylate-binding protein RBP45B isoform X1 produces MMQPGAGGVAPSALGQQYGQQPYMMMAPPPPPTAQAPPMWAPQSQVAPPPGQLVQQQPQPTSADEVRTLWIGDLQYWMEETYLYNILVHTGELVSVKVIRNKQTTQSEGYGFIEFSSRAAAERVLQSYNGTPMPNGAQNFRLNWASAGEKRSDDTPDYTIFVGDLASDVTDYMLQETFRARFPSCKGAKVVIDRLTGRTKGYGFVKFGDESEQLRAMTEMNGVLCSTRPMRIGPAANKNAGGSQQYSKGSYQNSQGSKNESDPNNTTIFVGNLDGNVTDDHLRQVFSQYGDLLHVKIPAGKRCGFVQFQDRSCAEEALRVLNGSQLGAQNIRLSWGRSPSNKQPQADPNQWNGGGYYGYAPTPDGYGYAQVSQDPSMYYGGYPAGYSNYQQPPQQQQQQVGYS; encoded by the exons ATGATGCAACCTGGGGCAGGCGGTGTGGCTCCGTCAGCATTAGGCCAGCAGTACGGACAGCAGCCCTACATGATGATGGCGCCGCCTCCCCCCCCGACGGCCCAGGCACCCCCAATGTGGGCCCCGCAGTCCCAGGTGGCCCCACCGCCTGGGCAGCTCGTCCAGCAGCAGCCCCAGCCCACCTCCGCCGACGAGGTCCGTACGCTCTGGATCGGCGACTTGCAGTACTGGATGGAGGAGACCTATCTCTACAATATTCTCGTTCACACCGGCGAG CTTGTTTCTGTGAAAGTTATCCGCAATAAGCAAACTACACAATCAGAGGGTTATGGATTTATTGAATTCAGTAGCCGTGCTGCTGCAGAAAGAGTACTTCAGTCGTACAACGGTACCCCTATGCCAAATGGTGCCCAGAATTTCAGATTGAACTGGGCATCTGCAGGGGAGAAGCGTTCTGATGATACCCCTGATTATACCATATTTGTTGGAGACTTGGCTTCTGATGTGACGGATTACATGCTTCAAGAGACATTCCGGGCCCGTTTTCCCTCATGCAAAGGTGCCAAGGTTGTCATTGACAGGCTCACAGGGCGCACCAAGGGATATGGGTTTGTTAAGTTCGGAGATGAGTCCGAACAGTTGCGTGCCATGACTGAGATGAATGGAGTTCTCTGCTCAACAAGGCCTATGCGAATTGGGCCAGCTGCTAACAAAAATGCTGGGGGTAGTCAGCAATATTCAAAAG GTTCATATCAGAATTCTCAAGGTTCAAAGAATGAGAGTGATCCGAACAATACAACT ATATTTGTAGGTAACCTGGATGGTAATGTTACTGATGACCATTTGAGACAAGTCTTCAGCCAGTACGGTGACCTATTACATGTGAAGATACCAGCGGGCAAGCGATGTGGGTTTGTTCAGTTTCAAGACAG AAGCTGTGCTGAAGAAGCATTGCGCGTGTTAAATGGATCTCAGTTGGGTGCACAAAATATCCGACTTTCATGGGGCCGCAGTCCTTCAAACAAGCAG CCTCAGGCAGATCCAAACCAATGGAATGGCGGTGGCTACTATGGATATGCACCTACTCCCGATGGTTATGGGTACGCCCAAGTTTCTCAAGACCCTAGCATGTACTATGGAGGATATCCTGCTGGGTACAGTAATTACCAACAGCCGccacagcagcagcagcagcaagtgGGATATAGCTGA
- the LOC18780763 gene encoding derlin-2.2, with the protein MAQAVEEWYKQMPIITRSYLTAAVVTNIGCSLDIISPHNLYLNPILVVKQYQFWRLVTNFLYFRKMDLDFMFHMFFLARYCKLLEENSFRGRTADFFYMLLFGATVLTGIVLIGGMIPYLSESFAKIIFLSNSLTFMMVYVWSKQNPFIHMSFLGLFTFTAAYLPWVLLTFSVIVGASAWVDLLGMIAGHAYYFLEDVYPRMTGRRPLRTPSFIKALFADDPVVVARPENVRFAPPPVEELHQD; encoded by the exons ATGGCTCAAGCAGTGGAGGAATGGTACAAGCAGATGCCTATCATCACCCGCTCCTATCTCACGGCCGCTGTTGTCACCAATATCGGTTGCTCCCTCGAT ATAATCTCTCCTCATAATCTATACTTGAACCCTATACTAGTTGTCAAGCAGTATCAATTCTGGCGCCTCGTCACCAATTTCCTGTACTTCCGGAAAATGG ACTTGGACTTTATGTTCCACATGTTCTTTCTTGCTCGGTACTGCAAGCTTCTTGAAGAGAACTCTTTCAGGGGAAGGACTGCTGATTTCTTTTACATGCTCTTATTTGGCGCCACTGTGTTGACTGGGATAGTTCTGATTGGAGGGATGATACCGTATTTGTCAGAGTCATTTGCGAAGATTATATTCCTCAGCAACTCTCTAACATTCATGATG GTCTATGTGTGGAGCAAGCAAAATCCGTTCATCCATATGAGTTTCTTGGGCCTCTTCACTTTCACAGCAGCTTACCTACCGTGG GTTCTTCTAACGTTCTCTGTCATTGTCGGGGCTAGCGCTTGGGTGGATCTTTTG GGAATGATTGCTGGTCATGCCTATTACTTTCTGGAAGATGTTTACCCGCGAATGACAGGTCGCCGGCCCTTGAGAACCCCTTCTTTTATCAAGGCACTATTCGCAGATGATCCTGTTGTGGTGGCACGACCAGAAAATGTGAGATTTGCACCTCCACCTGTTGAGGAACTTCACCAAGATTAA
- the LOC18780175 gene encoding abnormal spindle-like microcephaly-associated protein homolog — MCDAPPSSSPFPASLRISNSNPKPFSDKALAMEGEEPPSCPSPSPYRKPSSLFRDISNFKTPKRPSRISNLHSPGPHFFTASKQTPRTSSSFRRRPSLAQSNSSRTKAAARKLKAFEVEQSQSSRKVQIQKEQKLKSLAKSLNVWLNFLFQNPRSCGCTLSVDEDHRGGTLPKGKRDSEPGSAVRVDSAWRDPKRQRDSSWRAVSAVAFSSSKYSNLRSSLEHVCSVDDLTQRMRLYLSMGNCKEVFDAMTQVAKNIDEGRLKMKAHCPLVTDVGFKKKATRILMSYNPIWLRIGLYVVFGGDSLLSDRDANSDEEIRFLKMIIEKQIFAHASLAKDYAYNKMVDGLYRPGYYEALGNVILKRFLLLVLILDRAKCQSSLSLKYGIDGVDGGSPLLFTVESNIKSSHQVIRDFLSSDVMLGEGNILAHLVILGYKVSYQQDPLVEFDFRVTDLFVDLQDGVHLCRIIQLLQDDTSILTKMVVPADTHKKHLANCGIALQYLRQAGVALHDEDGMMILEDDIAHGDKELTLSLLWNMFVHFQLPLLIKKTNLAEEICKIRGNGDNLINFESSSLEMLLKWIQAICENYDCKVDSFSSLVDGKAIWCLLDFYFRKQLCCGWSSKDPNKSSHEESIMLVTDYSDAVHNFLLSQKLLTLLGNFPEVLQISDILEYNGACNDRSVVILLVFLSSQLIVKKNMDQLNFHKLLRCDCQSLERKYSCMQCSVRPDAAHIQEETYDHSAEDSVIKFKAIQAWWQDMADRNHKSVAKPAVPALHNVFTNEGNINIQKVNAAKRIQSHFRRAIERRKFVKMLNAAAFLQTVFRAWLSARQNPARIKFSTIQVQELACERWRQRETGRRYAMFIIGRHGFLNLKRSVLLIQRAVRNWITQRHRGGSILTLDACTSDLVNAAIVVQRHIRGWLTRSRYIHGVALVDKSSNLCQENGAHDFQIWGAVKIQLAWKNFSVRHSLRYQQFAATKIQSHFRSWLLRRRFHTQRQAIIKIQSALRMSICWMAYQQYKIATASATVIQSYVRACIAQRGADQRRHVIVAIQRYCRGWLIRSYFLCQREAAVKIQSAVRCLICRQAFHRRRQAAMKIQPIVKGQISRNRLLGASSLRPVISNGCLSKSTGAFYKSAELNKVFCSVLKLQRWWRGAMLLKLRTKSAVIIQSHIRGWLDRQKATGEKQCIVVIQSWWRGYLARKKETGGELLDLRLRVQKSAANVDDNMRIINRLVAALSELRTMKSVSGILHTCVTLDKATQHSHKCCEKLVEAGAIKTLLKLFRSASRSIPDQEVLKHVLSTLRNLARYPHLIEVLIDSPGSVETVVGEFLRNKEEGYFIASELLKKICASRKGVEAVRKSPALLKRLHSLVEELSKKANNEKRNARVTVGREYTERRLKEAVEILKLATAGRLGF; from the exons ATGTGCGACGCTCCACCGTCATCTTCACCCTTCCCCGCTTCTCTTCgcatttcaaattcaaatccaaaaccatTTTCAGACAAAGCCCTCGCAATGGAAGGCGAAGAGCCACCGTCATGCCCGTCACCGTCACCGTATAGGAAACCCTCCTCTCTCTTCAGAGacatctcaaatttcaaaacccCGAAACGCCCCTCGCGAATCTCCAATTTACACTCCCCTGGCCCCCATTTCTTCACAGCCTCCAAGCAGACCCCGCGTACTTCTTCGTCATTTCGCCGTCGGCCATCTCTCGCTCAGTCGAACTCCAGCCGTACCAAGGCTGCAGCCAGAAAACTCAAGGCCTTCGAGGTCGAGCAGTCACAGTCCTCTCGCAAGGTCCAAATTCAAAAAGAGCAAAAGCTCAAATCCTTGGCCAAGTCTCTCAACGTCTGGCTCAATTTCCTCTTCCAAAACCCTAGATCCTGCGGCTGCACTTTGTCCGTTGATGAGGATCATCGTGGCGGAACGCTTCCCAAGGGGAAGAGGGATAGCGAGCCCGGCAGTGCGGTCCGGGTCGACTCGGCGTGGCGGGACCCGAAGCGTCAGAGAGACTCGTCTTGGCGGGCCGTGAGTGCTGTGGCATTCTCAAGCTCCAAGTATTCGAACTTACGGTCTTCGTTGGAACATGTGTGTAGTGTTGATGATTTGACGCAGCGAATGCGGCTTTATTTGAGCATGGGCAATTGCAAAGAGGTTTTTGATGCGATGACTCAAGTAGCTAAG AATATTGATGAGGGGAGGTTGAAGATGAAGGCTCATTGCCCCTTAGTAACGGATGTAGGGTTCAAGAAGAAGGCCACTAGAATTCTCATGAGCTACAACCCAATTTGGCTTCGAATTGGCTTGTACGTTGTTTTTGGTGGTGATTCTTTGTTGTCCGACAGAGATGCTAATTCTGATGAAGAAATCAGATTTTTGAAAATGATCATTGAGAAGCAAATTTTTGCACATGCAAGTCTAGCAAAGGATTATGCTTATAACAAGATGGTTGATGGTCTTTACAGACCCGGTTATTATGAAGCTCTGGGAAATGTCATTTTGAAGAGATTTCTGTTGCTTGTTCTTATCCTTGATAGAGCTAAATGTCAGAGCAGTCTTTCTCTTAAGTATGGTATTGATGGAGTGGATGGGGGTTCTCCTTTATTGTTTACGGTTGAATCTAATATTAAATCAAGTCATCAGGTGATCCGTG ATTTTCTCTCATCTGATGTCATGCTTGGAGAAGGTAATATTTTAGCACATCTGGTGATTTTAGGATACAAAGTATCTTATCAGCAG GATCCGCTTGTTGAATTTGACTTCCGAGTTACAGATTTATTTGTTGATCTTCAAGATGGGGTGCACCTCTGTAGGATCATTCAACTTTTGCAAGATGACACATCTATCCTCACg AAAATGGTTGTTCCAGCAGATACACATAAGAAGCACTTGGCAAATTGTGGCATTGCCCTGCAATACCTTAGGCAGGCTGGTGTTGCTTTACATGATGAAGATGGAATGATGATTCTAGAAGATGATATCGCTCATGGGGACAAAGAACTTACTCTCTCATTGCTCTGGAACATGTTTGTTCATTTTCAG CTACCTCTTTTGATCAAGAAAACAAACTTAGCTGAGGAAATTTGCAAGATTCGTGGAAATGGG GATAACTTGATCAATTTTGAATCCTCTTCCTTGGAAATGCTTTTAAAGTGGATTCAG GCAATTTGTGAAAATTATGACTGCAAGGTCGACAGTTTTTCTTCATTGGTGGATGGAAAAGCTATATGGTGCCTGCTGGACTTTTACTTTCGTAAGCAACTTTGTTGTGGTTGGTCGTCAAAG GATCCTAATAAATCCAGTCACGAAGAATCAATCATGTTAGTGACTGATTACTCAGATGCAGTGCACAACTTTTTATTATCACAGAAATTGTTGACATTATTGGGAAATTTTCCAGAG GTTCTGCAAATAAGTGACATTCTTGAATATAATGGTGCATGTAATGACCGGAGTGTGGTGATCCTATTGGTGTTCCTGTCATCTCAACTGATTGTCAAGAAAAATATG GATCAGTTAAATTTCCATAAACTCTTGCGTTGTGATTGCCAGAGtctagagagaaaatattcATGTATGCAATGTTCTGTAAGACCAGACGCAGCACATATCCAAGAAGAAACATATGACCACAGTGCTGAAG ATTCTGTAATAAAGTTTAAGGCCATTCAGGCCTGGTGGCAAGATATGGCCGACAGGAACCATAAGTCTGTTGCCAAACCAGCTGTTCCTGCTTTGCATAACGTTTTCACAAACGAAGGCAACATTAATATTCAAAAAG TAAATGCTGCAAAAAGGATACAGTCACATTTCAGACGAGCTATTGAACGTCGCAAGTTTGTGAAGATGTTGAATGCCGCCGCTTTTTTGCAAACAGTTTTCCGTGCTTGGCTAAGTGCGAGGCAAAATCCGGCTCGCATAAAGTTTAGCACTATTCAAGTTCAAGAGTTAGCATGTG AAAGGTGGAGACAACGAGAAACAGGGAGGAGATATGCTATGTTCATTATTGGCAGACATGGGTTTCTCAACTTAAAAAGGTCAGTTTTGCTCATCCAACGAGCTGTAAGGAATTGGATCACTCAAAGACATCGAGGTGGAAGCATTTTAACTCTTGATGCATGCACTTCTGATCTAGTCAATGCTGCCATTGTTGTCCAAAGACATATTCGTGGGTGGCTTACAAGATCAAGATACATTCATGGGGTTGCTCTAGTAGATAAATCTTCCAATCTGTGCCAGGAGAATGGTGCGCATGATTTTCAAATATGGGGTGCAGTTAAAATCCAGCTTGCTTGGAAGAATTTTTCAGTCCGTCACTCTCTTCGCTATCAGCAATTTGCTGCAACCAAAATTCAAAGTCATTTTCGTAGTTGGCTATTGAGGAGAAGGTTTCACACTCAAAGGCAAGCAATAATAAAAATCCAAAGTGCTTTGCGAATGTCAATATGTTGGATGGCTTATCAGCAATACAAAATTGCAACTGCATCAGCCACCGTTATTCAATCTTATGTACGTGCATGCATTGCCCAGAGAGGAGCTGATCAACGTAGGCATGTCATTGTTGCAATCCAA AGATACTGCCGTGGTTGGTTGATCAGAAGTTACTTCTTGTGTCAAAGAGAGGCTGCAGTAAAGATCCAAAGTGCTGTTCGATGCCTCATATGCCGTCAGGCATTTCATCGTCGTAGACAAGCTGCAATGAAAATTCAACCGATAGTCAAGGGGCAGATTAGTCGAAATAGGCTCTTAG GTGCTTCTTCCCTACGTCCAGTCATCTCCAATGGTTGTCTTTCAAAGAGCACAGGAGCCTTCTATAAGAGTGCTGAACTAAATAAAGTCTTTTGCTCTGTGTTGAAATTGCAAAGGTGGTGGAGAGGTGCTATGTTGCTAAAGTTAAGAACAAAGTCTGCAGTCATTATTCAATCTCATATTCGAGGGTGGTTGGATAGGCAAAAAGCTACTGGAGAGAAGCAATGTATTGTTGTAATACAA TCATGGTGGAGAGGTTACTTggcaaggaaaaaagagacaGGAGGTGAGCTACTGGATTTGCGCTTGAGAGTGCAAAAGTCTGCTGCGAATGTGGATGATAACATGCGCATTATTAACAGACTTGTGGCAGCACTTTCAGAACTACGAACAATGAAAAGTGTCAGTGGCATTCTTCATACTTGTGTTACTTTGG ACAAGGCTACGCAACATTCTCATAAATGTTGTGAGAAACTTGTGGAGGCAGGAGCTATTAAAACTCTGCTGAAGCTTTTTCGGTCAGCCAGCCGAAGCATACCAGATCAGGAGGTTCTGAAGCACGTCCTCTCAACTCTAAGGAACCTTGCCCGCTATCCACATCTGATTGAAGTGCTCATTGATAGTCCTGGGTCTGTAGAAACTGTTGTAGGGGAGTTCCTAAG GAACAAGGAGGAGGGTTATTTCATTGCTTCTGAGCTTCTGAAGAAGATATGCGCTAGTCGTAAAGGCGTTGAAGCTGTACGCAAATCACCTGCCCTTTTGAAAAGGCTCCACAGTCTTGTTGAGGAACTTAGCAAGAAGGCCAACAATGAGAAGAG GAACGCCCGAGTTACAGTCGGTAGAGAATATACAGAGAGAAGATTAAAGGAGGCTGTTGAAATTCTGAAACTAGCCACAGCAGGAAGGCTAGGTTTTTGA
- the LOC18780538 gene encoding 15.4 kDa class V heat shock protein: MELPAFHPYQYVFPSHLLYPYHLAPENYVHWTETPESHIFSADLPGVRKEEIKVEVEDSIYLIIRTQRIDEATEPSRNFMRKFRIPGRVDLERISAGYEDGVLTVTVPRSLRRTFFIDPADVPERLEVLARAA, from the exons ATGGAGCTCCCAGCCTTCCACCCTTACCAATATGTCTTCCCTTCTCATCTCCTTTATCCATATCACTTGGCCCCTGAAAACTACGTCCACTGGACTGAGACCCCAGAGTCTCACATTTTCTCTGCTGACCTCCCTG GTGTTAGGAAAGAGGAAATAAAAGTAGAAGTAGAGGACTCAATATACCTCATAATTCGAACACAGAGAATTGATGAAGCCACAGAGCCCAGCAGGAACTTTATGAGGAAGTTTCGGATTCCAGGTAGGGTTGATCTCGAACGGATTTCAGCTGGATATGAAGATGGAGTATTGACAGTCACAGTGCCAAGATCTTTAAGGAGGACTTTTTTTATTGACCCAGCTGATGTCCCAGAACGGCTTGAAGTTCTGGCAAGAGCTGCTTGA